In the Bacillus amyloliquefaciens DSM 7 = ATCC 23350 genome, GCTGATGCAAAGATGGACAGAACGGCCAGCGCTGACGCCTGCTTCTCCTGTATATTCGAACGGATCAATCCGACGCCGGACGGATATATCGCGCTGCTTCCGATCGATTGAAACAGTCTCATAATTAACAAAGTCATGAAAGTCGGCGCAAACGGCGCGCCGATGGCCGAGACGGCAACAAGCAGAAGCCCGATCAAAAACAGCTTCTTCCTGCCGAGCATATCACCGAGCTTCCCGGTGACAGGCTGGGCCACCGCGCTGGCCAGATAAAAGGACGATATCAGCCAGGACACCGTAGTAAACGACAGGTGAAATTCATGCTGAATGCTGTGAAGCGCAAGAGAAATCATCGACGAGTTCAACGGGTTCAGCATCGTCCCCGAAGCCACGGCAGTCAAAAACAGGACGCGGCTTTTTTTGGAGATTGTCATTTGGTCTGCGCGATAAATTCTTCCGTCGTCCGGCTTCTGCCGATTTTCGGGAAGATAAACTTGAGTGTCGCTTCGTGCTGTTCATCGCTGAATGTCGCCATCGCGTCAGTCACGAAAACTTGCTGATACCCGAGCTGAAAAGCTTCCCGCGCCGTGCTTTCCACGCCGATGTTTGTCGCAATCCCGCATAATACGATCGTGTCGATTCCCCGTCTTCTGAGCTGAAGATCCAGGTCCGTGCCGAAAAACGCGCCCCACTGCCGTTTTGTTACCGTATAATCATTTTCCTTCACTTCGATTTCAGGCACAAATTCAGCCCAATCCGCCGCCGGAGCCGAATGGCCTGCCGCCTCTTCATCTGTCAGCGGCTTCAGCGCATCCGCTCCGTCGTGAAAGTCTACGTTCACAAAGCTGATAAAGCCGCCTTTTTCACGGAACACATCAATTAATTTTTTCGTGTTCGGCACAACGGCGCCGCTTTTATCAAACGGAACAATGCCTTTTTGTAAATCGATAATGACCAAAGCCGTTTTTTCAAATTGCAGATTTAATGATGTAGTCATAATAATTCCTCCTGATACAGTTAGTGTTTCTCACCCCGTTTATTTTACTCTTTCCCGGGCAGGATTTCTTGCGCCGTGCTCCGGCGCTCTTTTTATGGATATAAAGTCACTTCCTGTTTATTTGAAAATCCGACATTATATACCGTGAAAAACCATGTCATATAACCTTACACGAAAATGTTTTATCGTTCTTTTTTCTCTATAATAATGAATTAATCATGATCACATTCTGAAATGAGACGGAGGAATACAACATGCAGATGGGCGATACAGTATTTATGTTCTTTTGCGCTTTACTCGTGTGGCTGATGACCCCCGGGTTGGCTTTGTTTTACGGCGGAATGGTAAAAAGCAAAAACGTGCTCAGCACGGCGATGCACAGTTTTTCTTCACTCGCCATCGTATCCGTCGTTTGGGTTTTGTACGGATATTCACTTGCTTTTGCTCCCGGCAATACATGGCTTGGCGGCATTGAATGGGCGGGGCTGAAGGGAGTCGGATTTGAACCCGGAAGCTACAGTGAGACGATCCCGCATTCATTGTTCATGATGTTCCAAATGACATTTGCCGTGCTGACGACGGCGATTATTTCCGGAGCATTTGCTGAACGCATGAGATTCAGCGCCTTTCTTGTATTTTCCTTTTTGTGGGCTTCACTCGTATATACGCCTGTTGCGCACTGGGTATGGGGCGGCGGCTGGATCGGCCAAATGGGCGCCCTTGATTTTGCGGGCGGAAATGTTGTTCACATCTCTTCCGGAGTCGCCGGGCTTGTGCTGGCGATTGTACTCGGGAAACGCAAGGACGGCACGGCGGCTTCTCCTCACAACTTAATTTACACGTTCTTGGGCGGGGCGCTCATTTGGTTCGGATGGTTCGGCTTCAATGTCGGCAGCGCCCTGACGCTTGACAGCATTGCGATGTTTGCTTTCATTAATACAAACACCGCAGCTGCAGCCGGAATTATCGGGTGGATTGTAATCGAATGGATGCTGAACAAAAAGCCGACCATGCTCGGCGCTGTATCAGGCGCTATCGCCGGGCTTGTCGCCATTACACCGGCCGCCGGGTTCGTTACGCCATTTTCTTCCATTGCGATCGGCTTCATCGGCGGGCTTGTCTGTTTTTGGGGCGTTTATTGGCTCAAAAAGACGTTCGGATATGACGACGCGCTTGACGCTTTCGGCCTGCATGGGATCGGCGGCACATGGGGCGGCATCGCGACCGGTTTATTCGCAACCGTCTCCGTCAATGAAGGCGGGGCAAACGGGCTGTTTTACGGCGATCCGGGACTGCTTTGGAAACAGATTGCAGCCATTGCGGCAACCTATGTATTTGTATTTATTGTCACTTTCGTTATCATTAAAATTGTAGGTCTGTTCATTCCCCTCCGCGCCAGTGAAGAAGAAGAGTCACTTGGGCTTGATTTAACGATGCACGGGGAAAAAGCATATCAGGACTTATAAAGTGAGGAGTGACTTAGATGAGCGGTCAAATGTTCAAAGTAGAAATCGTTACGCGTCCGGCTAAGTTTGAAACATTGAAACAGGAACTCGGTAAAATCGGAGTCACATCGCTGACCTTCTCCAACGTACACGGCTGCGGCCTTCAAAAAGCCCACACCGAACTGTACCGCGGAGTCAAAATTGAGAGCAATGTGTATGAACGGCTGAAAGTGGAAATCGTTGTCAGCAAAGTCCCCGTTGATCAAGTGGTCGAAACGGCGAAAAAAGTGCTGAAAACGGGGGAGCCGGGTGACGGCAAAATATTCGTCTACGAAATCGGAAACACGATTAATATCCGCACCGGAGAAGAAGGACCCAAAGCTTTATAAACATACAGAACGCCCGGGGACAGCATGTCCCGGGCGTTTTTTTCAATCTTCATCAAAAAGAAGAAACCTTTTTTTCATGCGGGACAGGCCGCTTATGACGTGCGGTTTGTTTATTCGCATATGTACTGATATTGACCAGTATGCCGCACAAAAACAGCGTCATGATCAATGAAGAACCGCCGTAGCTGATAAACGGAAGCGGCACACCCGTGACTGGCAGAAGTCCGCTCATCGCTCCCAAATTCAATACAACCTGAAACATTAATTGAAACGTAATTCCGACGGCGAGAAGCTTCCCGAACGGGTCATCAGCACGCACGGCTGTTTTTACGCCGAGAAGCATTAACGCAAAATATAATCCCAACACGATCAGAACACCGAATATCCCCAGTTCTTCGCTGATCACGGCCATAATGAAATCAGTATGCGCCTCAGGCAGATAATTCATTTTTTCAACACTGTTCCCAAGCCCTCTTCCGAAAAATCCGCCTCCGGAAATAGCAAAATAGGATTGAATCAGCTGATAGCCGTCCCCGTTCGCATCACCAAACGGATTGGTAAAGGAAACGAGACGCTTCACACGATAAGAAGCGGAAAATGCGAGATAAACGACCCCTGACACCGCCGTTGCGCCGAGCACGAACAAATGGCGTTTTTTCAAGCCGGCACATAATAAAATCGAACCGCACGCCGCCAGGATTAAGGAAGCCGTCCCTAAATCAGGCTCCGCCAATGTCAAGATAAAAGCGGTCCCCAAAATCACTAAAGGCGGCAGAACCCCTTTCACAAATTGATGAATGTACGGCTGCTTTTTCGTATAAATCGAAGCGAAATACAAAATCATCGCGATCTTCGCCAATTCAGACGGCTGTACGACAAGCGGCCCCGCTCCCAGCCATCTGCGGGAAAAATTCCGCTCCAGCCCGATTCCCGGTATCAACACGAGCAGCAGCAATAACAGCGATCCAACCACAAACAGCGGTACAAGCCGCGCATACCGCTTATACGGCAGACAGGCGGCAAATAAAAATAAGCATATTCCGATCAGTAAAGAGGTTCTTTGTTTATGGAAGAAATAGGATGGATCTCCGTACCGCTGAGATCCCATCACATCACTGGCGCTGTACACCATTAACAAGCCGAATCCGCAAAGCAGCATGATGACAAACACAAGCGGCAGATCGGCGTTTTTTAAACGTTTCAGCAACGGACAAAACTCCTTCGGCTATTCTTTTCCCTCATACTTGACGCACAGCAATACAGTCACGTTTCAATCTGTTTACTTTTTTATGATTATTTTTAATACCAATTGTGTCTCATAGAAAAAAGCATTACACTGTTCATATAAAATAAAGATAAAAGGTGATATTTGTGAATTACGAACTATTTAAAGCGATCAATGGTTTGTCGCACCATAGCGCCATTCTCGACTCTATCATGGTATTTATAACGGAATACTCCATTTACGCCTATGCCCTTTTCCTGCTTGCCATGTGGCTGTTCGGAAGCACAAAAGGCAGACAAAACGCCCTGTATGCGGGCTTCACGGGTATTGCGGCGCTTATCGTCAACTATCTCATCACAAAAGTCTATGTCGAGCCGCGCCCCTTTGTCGAGCATACGGTTCATACGCTGATCCCTCATGCCGCGGATGCTTCTTTTCCGAGTGACCATACGACAGGCGCTTTAGCGATTTCAATTGCGATTCTGTTCCGCAACAAGAAACTAGGCTGGCCGCTGGTGATTTTCGGCCTGTTGACAGGCTTCTCAAGAATCTGGGTCGGCCACCATTATCCGATTGATGTGCTCGGAAGTATTATTGTCGCCCTCGTTGTCGGATTC is a window encoding:
- a CDS encoding isochorismatase family protein; protein product: MTTSLNLQFEKTALVIIDLQKGIVPFDKSGAVVPNTKKLIDVFREKGGFISFVNVDFHDGADALKPLTDEEAAGHSAPAADWAEFVPEIEVKENDYTVTKRQWGAFFGTDLDLQLRRRGIDTIVLCGIATNIGVESTAREAFQLGYQQVFVTDAMATFSDEQHEATLKFIFPKIGRSRTTEEFIAQTK
- a CDS encoding ammonium transporter, giving the protein MQMGDTVFMFFCALLVWLMTPGLALFYGGMVKSKNVLSTAMHSFSSLAIVSVVWVLYGYSLAFAPGNTWLGGIEWAGLKGVGFEPGSYSETIPHSLFMMFQMTFAVLTTAIISGAFAERMRFSAFLVFSFLWASLVYTPVAHWVWGGGWIGQMGALDFAGGNVVHISSGVAGLVLAIVLGKRKDGTAASPHNLIYTFLGGALIWFGWFGFNVGSALTLDSIAMFAFINTNTAAAAGIIGWIVIEWMLNKKPTMLGAVSGAIAGLVAITPAAGFVTPFSSIAIGFIGGLVCFWGVYWLKKTFGYDDALDAFGLHGIGGTWGGIATGLFATVSVNEGGANGLFYGDPGLLWKQIAAIAATYVFVFIVTFVIIKIVGLFIPLRASEEEESLGLDLTMHGEKAYQDL
- a CDS encoding P-II family nitrogen regulator, coding for MSGQMFKVEIVTRPAKFETLKQELGKIGVTSLTFSNVHGCGLQKAHTELYRGVKIESNVYERLKVEIVVSKVPVDQVVETAKKVLKTGEPGDGKIFVYEIGNTINIRTGEEGPKAL
- the ftsW gene encoding putative lipid II flippase FtsW, producing the protein MLKRLKNADLPLVFVIMLLCGFGLLMVYSASDVMGSQRYGDPSYFFHKQRTSLLIGICLFLFAACLPYKRYARLVPLFVVGSLLLLLLVLIPGIGLERNFSRRWLGAGPLVVQPSELAKIAMILYFASIYTKKQPYIHQFVKGVLPPLVILGTAFILTLAEPDLGTASLILAACGSILLCAGLKKRHLFVLGATAVSGVVYLAFSASYRVKRLVSFTNPFGDANGDGYQLIQSYFAISGGGFFGRGLGNSVEKMNYLPEAHTDFIMAVISEELGIFGVLIVLGLYFALMLLGVKTAVRADDPFGKLLAVGITFQLMFQVVLNLGAMSGLLPVTGVPLPFISYGGSSLIMTLFLCGILVNISTYANKQTARHKRPVPHEKKVSSF
- a CDS encoding undecaprenyl-diphosphatase, producing MNYELFKAINGLSHHSAILDSIMVFITEYSIYAYALFLLAMWLFGSTKGRQNALYAGFTGIAALIVNYLITKVYVEPRPFVEHTVHTLIPHAADASFPSDHTTGALAISIAILFRNKKLGWPLVIFGLLTGFSRIWVGHHYPIDVLGSIIVALVVGFLLFRFSNVLRPIVDLIVRIYESIVHKNKSTNHNL